TTTGATATAAGTTAAGCATTTGCATatgaatttactatttacatgagaaaaaattaattttggatCTACTTTATTCAATCTACTTATTTGTACCTAGTTTTAACAAATctaacaaaacattaaattgttttactaatttattatgaatttactgAGCTTGGCACCATATAAAactaagcatattattattattatttattataatttataatacaagttCAAAATTCTATTTATCAGGGGTCGACAATCAAGGGGCCTAGGatgatttgaagaaaaaaacatttttaggtccagaaaaaccttttttatttatttatcaaagttattttaagtCTATACAgagataaataatgaaaacaatattagcattgaagtaaaatatttttgttagtttatttattttctcgtCGTAGTTCAAAATCGGACCACGgctatttgtaatatatgttgaaaataataaatacaatattttttattattgttttagactTCTGAAGACTTTCGTAAGAGGctagaaaatgttttaagatcAGGTGGTTATGCAATTGATCGGCATCGTTATCCTGAAGGTTATCAAGAAGCGCCCTTAGCATACGATGCTGTCTGGGCTGTAGCGTTgggtattgaataaaattacaaactattatttcggtttaataactaaaacatttattttgaaacactagcttttaataaaacaatgagTATTCTGGAAAAACAAGGAAAATCAATTACCagttttaattacaacaataaagaAATTGCTGATCATATATATTCAGCCATAAATTCAACTCAGTTTCTTGGGATATCAGtgagttttcaaataaaaatacataaaaaaaaatctatagttaaaaaactattttagggCTGGGTAGCTTTCAGTTCACAAGGTGACCGTATAGCATTAACGCAGATTGAACAAGTTATTGAAGGAAAATACGTTAAGCTTGGTTACTATGACACACAGGCTGATAATTTAACATGGTTCGATAAGGAGAAATGGATAGGtgagtattataaatgtaccttTTTTACGTTAgtcgatttaatattaatgaaattttaaatattcataatgcaacaataacatttagtttaataattcaatttgacttttaatttttaaacccaTCAcgttaatgcatttttatatttaaaataggtggAAAAGTTCCTCAAGACAGAACTGTGATTCGCCGTGTATTGCGCACGTTATCGATACCATTATTGATATGCATGTGGGTAATCACAACTATTGGAATACTTGGTGCAGTTAgccttattatatttaatgttctaAATCATCATAGAAGGTATATCCCaaatgaaaatcaattttttaaacgtctataaaatataatattgattaatattattcattatttgtattaacaatatttcagGGTTATCGCTCAATCATATCCAGCTTGCAATACAATTATGTTGTCCGGTTGCGTATTGAGCTTGagcagtatttatttatttggctTGGACGGTCAAATTATATCACCAGCGGTTTTTCCAAACATATGCCAAATAAAAACTTGGGTGTTGTCAATTGGATTTACTTTAGGTTATGGAGCTATGTATAGTAAGGTGTGGAGAGTGCACAGACTGCACACGAGTCAAAAGAAAAATGCAATTagggtaatattaatattaagtttttgtagttttattttatccttATTAATCTGATAACTTACAATTCTAGAAAGCTTTGCAGCCGtggaaaatgtattcaattgtaatatttttactggcTGTCGATGTTGCAATTCTATTCTTATGGCAGTGTATGGATCCATTGAAGCGTGATATACAAGTATTTCCTATGGAAAATCCTTTAAATAGCAACGATGACGTAAAAATAAGACCAGAACTAGAGCACTGTAAGAGTGAAAATCACAATTTTTGGCTAAGTAAGTCTTAAGTCTACatagtatttaacatttttgtatattttataaatttataattattaaatgttgataatatatataacaaaataattatattataaatagaaatcgataagtaaatatgataattattttttatctatttgttcaaatagttttttatttcatatttgtgaTGGATGATATCACATTGGCGTTCtcctgtaaaatattaaataccatgGGAAGGACGTTAGAATTAATtggaatatttcaaaataactttattagcACCTAATCATAATAGACGTTAAATAAGGATAATGGGGATCAATAAGATCCTTAAACATTTTCGTTTAAGAAAAACTAAAAGTAataccattaaattttttaagtttatttctgTGTTTATAgtcattgatttaattaatttatggagTAGTTTTAATCCTTTTAGAATaaggtacctaaataatttagtgaAATGAGTACATAAATGTgtgaagttttataataaacatatttattgttattgtgatTTACATTGCTTGGAtctcatatgtatataaatatataatattaatactaattttttgattgaaagttaaaatgtgttcttaaaatatcatttggttaattatattgtgttatttaaatgCCTTCACCAAATCTGTTTTATTAatcttgattattatttttttaaactgatgtttaaaaaaagaataaaaatatcaatattttatacttcatttttcgatttttttttttaggtctaACATTAAGCTACAAAGGATTGCTTTTACTCTTCGGACTTTTTGTCTCGTATGAAACCAGAAGTGTCAAATTGAGACAAATAAATGATTCGCGGTACGTCGGAATGTCAATTTACAATGTGGTTGTTACGTGCTTGATAACTACACCCGTGATTATGGTGACGGCATCACAGCAAGATGCTAGTTTCGCTTTTGTAGCGTTATCTGTTATTTTCTGTTGCTTCCTTTCAATGGCCCTAATATTCGTACCAAaagtaagaaataataaaaattaaactgtgGCAGATAAGTAACAGTAAATTTTAGGTGATCGAAGTTATTCGGGATCCTCATGATAAACCGGAATCTAAATATAACCCTGATGCTGGAATGTCAAAAGAAGACGAAGATAAGTATAAAAGActtattgaagaaaataaacaaCTTGCAGCTAAAATAAAAGAggtacttttattaataattaacgtaatattaaattttaattctttgattgttataagtaaaataaatacattttaaaactacggCTAAAGTGCTCGAATTtttgtattgtgtattttttgttataaaatatattacttattaaatattaatggatGAATATAGTTTCAGaacatattaaagttaaaatgttataagttaatataatttatattataactaataaatctaagatttaattaactaaatatttttagccaaataaataaaaaaatgacagaaaaatgttttcaagcAAAAACTATGTCAGTTTATACTACTTAGTTTGATAtacgttatacataatatatatatatatatatcatatgtacatttacaagaaaaaaaacaaagaaatatgtatactaaaattattttagtaaactgTTAGTTCTTATTTGTTTCttgaatatagtatattgttgtattgttatttttttttaatttgtattaaattaatcaatttaaccTATTTAAATGGGTTCGCCATTTAACTattgaaatcaattttatagttattattataaatataataaatatttatacatttttttttttttttttttagaaagaggAGCGATTAAAACAACTTAAGTCTGACCTATTCAGTTTAAGGGGCGATACTGATAAGACTGCAGAGCTAAAATGGAACGATGAGTCGCAGTTAACCGAACACTCGTTCTTATCGCAGTCGGTAAATAAAGATACTTTAATTGTAGCTGATTTCATAACTGGCGAAGGTACATCGGACTCAGCGTTCATTGCTGGTACGGCCACTTCTTATTCTAGAGCTAGTGCTTCAGATATGGAATTCTCTGAGTCTTACTTGTGAATTCTTAGacgatatatttacaataatatgcttGAAAACAATCGACcaacaaacaatttaatcattttacttCATACAGGGTGACTAAAAAAGCTGtttcttcaaaaaataatttttaaaatctttaaataaaatatataataacgatacaatcatcataattaacaaaatggtacttattgtatatactatacaataatatataaatattatagcagTATGTATGAggaaaacgatttttaattatttataaataatacttaaacgttttaaacagtgaatattcaaatacatactaaataaatttaattaacacaaTACTTGTATtagcttaaattttaattccagTACACTAAGGTCAGTGAAATTCATTCAAAAACAGAGTTTaacgaaattaatatttacagattAAGAATTTGGCGTAAAGTAGTTTTTGAAGATcactttatttatgttttaaaattgaattcaacGGGAATCCTTTTAACGAAACTTTATTTCAACATCATTGATGATTATTGTTTCACCACAATAAATTATCGATTCTGGTATACAATTTCCACCGTTACAGCGTAAGTTGTAtttcagaatattaaaatacaaattaattattatactcaatttTTCATAACATCCTTTATGAGATTTAAATGTTATCtgggtttttatttattcaaatttttatactattttactttgtatatcttatataattttaatatttttttatggttcaataatgtttttagagTTTAAGTTACTTACTTATccttgattaaatattttagatatagatgtatttattttaaagagaaGTTGTCATAAAatgaaatgcatttttttacaatatcatGAGTGTGATTCActataaataccaaaaattatCAGGTttctatattacttaaatatttgaagtgGTTGTACTAAATTTACTTTGAACGCCAGTGTAAAGTTATTCTTTCTTAACTTAGAAAACTTTCTATATACATTACTCatataatcgtattatacccaatattaaaatttaaaccataaataatttactttattattgtaaaaataaaatataaatcagcttataaatatttaaatcattaaaattatttttgttcactTTATGAAcagtaaatactatatatatatatatacagaataaatattacttttattataagtgaGTTGTAtctatgtttacattttaaagaaccaatattgatgaattgttgtgcatttatataattatttcattcaaattcACCATAAATCATTCAGCATTGAATTTTTactgatataaattaaatcatattatcacTTTGTGTGTTAATTATGCAAAACATATCTGATtactttcataaaatgttaccatgttaaaattaaacggTTTGTTGTCcactagatattataaaaatatatgaataataatcattttttctgtaaaaaaatactttgttacaaatattaatcaacTGTAGTATTGaaatgtgattattattaaaaaagaatcaaaTCCTACAAAAACTATAcgggtttattattttgtttttaaaactactgTTTTGCGTAGCTATCAAGAATTGACGAGAACAGTCAAATGTAACCTACAGAATGAGGAGCAGGACACCATCGTTAACGCATTATTTGACTCTACAATTAGACGAAAacgaattttacataatttaaataaacaccaTCTGCTGTaaaagttaatacattttggttcatgatattttgttttcattaaaattttttttcatgattatTAAATGGATAACATCTTACCTGTATTTAGAGGGATAATGTATTAAGTGTTATTCATtagatgttttgttttttgataaatgaGAATTTTCTAATCGGGaggtgtgattttttttaacagaacagatgtaatttttttgacaATGTATGCATATTGAGTAAGTCTCAGTGATGTAGAAATGGTAGAATAAGGTAAACAGCTGTTGTGGGTGATATTATCaccacttattaattattttaatttaaacgtaaGTATggtacttaattatataatacaaactcTACGTTAAAGCAttcctattaattatttatagtataacgtATGATATGTTAAGTTTTCTCTTATCATAATAAAgctgtcattatttttttctttaaaaatcgtatttaataatttttttaaattttgaaaacacaTTCATTATTTAGACCAAAAGCTActtaatgtttgaaaatgattGCAAAACATTTATAGTACACACTGGTTTCattatcacaatatattaGCTATCCTATCAATTCCTATATCACTCAAAcgtaatgtttgtattattatttttttaaaccatttgtGGTTTGATATTACTATAGTGTTGAACGTGTCAATCAACTTTCAGCAATCGACAAGTAAGTATCCTATACTAAATACGCATACtcgtttattacaattttaaattatttcgtttctaaaaacttttattttaaagtaatagaaGTTTAGCCAAGGATTCTACTTTCTAAatcttttaataacatattgagGTAAATCAAACtcttaaaaaatctatttaaatgtaaatagctataatatttatacaatataaacaatgtagaccttcttaatatattaaataaagttatatcaGCGAtcgttatttcattttaacttttgatatCTAAAAACTACGTATATAGTTGCTCACagttaatatatctatatattatatagactatatatattatgtttttgaatattttatttctaataaacaatattatataca
This sequence is a window from Rhopalosiphum maidis isolate BTI-1 chromosome 1, ASM367621v3, whole genome shotgun sequence. Protein-coding genes within it:
- the LOC113553069 gene encoding gamma-aminobutyric acid type B receptor subunit 1 isoform X4, yielding MIRFAIIVFVLLTDVPFSLQEEDNVLHIGGIFPIGGKGGWQGGQACEPAVRLALEDVNKNSILSGYQLKLHWNDSECDPGLGASVMYDLLYNKPQKLMLLAGCSTVCTTVAEAAKMWNLVVLCYGASSPALSDRNRFPTLFRTHPSATVHSPTRITLMKKFEWYRIAILQQTEEVFISTVEDIETRCKQNGIEIITRQSFVSDPADAVKNLRRQDARIIVGLFYVVAARKVLCEMYKQQLYGKAYVWFFIGWYKDNWFEVNLKEEGIQCTKQEMRIAAEGHITTEALMWNQNINQKTISGMTSEDFRKRLENVLRSGGYAIDRHRYPEGYQEAPLAYDAVWAVALAFNKTMSILEKQGKSITSFNYNNKEIADHIYSAINSTQFLGISGWVAFSSQGDRIALTQIEQVIEGKYVKLGYYDTQADNLTWFDKEKWIGGKVPQDRTVIRRVLRTLSIPLLICMWVITTIGILGAVSLIIFNVLNHHRRVIAQSYPACNTIMLSGCVLSLSSIYLFGLDGQIISPAVFPNICQIKTWVLSIGFTLGYGAMYSKVWRVHRLHTSQKKNAIRKALQPWKMYSIVIFLLAVDVAILFLWQCMDPLKRDIQVFPMENPLNSNDDVKIRPELEHCKSENHNFWLSLTLSYKGLLLLFGLFVSYETRSVKLRQINDSRYVGMSIYNVVVTCLITTPVIMVTASQQDASFAFVALSVIFCCFLSMALIFVPKVIEVIRDPHDKPESKYNPDAGMSKEDEDKYKRLIEENKQLAAKIKEKEERLKQLKSDLFSLRGDTDKTAELKWNDESQLTEHSFLSQSLSRIDENSQM
- the LOC113553069 gene encoding gamma-aminobutyric acid type B receptor subunit 1 isoform X1, translated to MIRFAIIVFVLLTDVPFSLQEEDNVLHIGGIFPIGGKGGWQGGQACEPAVRLALEDVNKNSILSGYQLKLHWNDSECDPGLGASVMYDLLYNKPQKLMLLAGCSTVCTTVAEAAKMWNLVVLCYGASSPALSDRNRFPTLFRTHPSATVHSPTRITLMKKFEWYRIAILQQTEEVFISTVEDIETRCKQNGIEIITRQSFVSDPADAVKNLRRQDARIIVGLFYVVAARKVLCEMYKQQLYGKAYVWFFIGWYKDNWFEVNLKEEGIQCTKQEMRIAAEGHITTEALMWNQNINQKTISGMTSEDFRKRLENVLRSGGYAIDRHRYPEGYQEAPLAYDAVWAVALAFNKTMSILEKQGKSITSFNYNNKEIADHIYSAINSTQFLGISGWVAFSSQGDRIALTQIEQVIEGKYVKLGYYDTQADNLTWFDKEKWIGGKVPQDRTVIRRVLRTLSIPLLICMWVITTIGILGAVSLIIFNVLNHHRRVIAQSYPACNTIMLSGCVLSLSSIYLFGLDGQIISPAVFPNICQIKTWVLSIGFTLGYGAMYSKVWRVHRLHTSQKKNAIRKALQPWKMYSIVIFLLAVDVAILFLWQCMDPLKRDIQVFPMENPLNSNDDVKIRPELEHCKSENHNFWLSLTLSYKGLLLLFGLFVSYETRSVKLRQINDSRYVGMSIYNVVVTCLITTPVIMVTASQQDASFAFVALSVIFCCFLSMALIFVPKVIEVIRDPHDKPESKYNPDAGMSKEDEDKYKRLIEENKQLAAKIKEKEERLKQLKSDLFSLRGDTDKTAELKWNDESQLTEHSFLSQSVNKDTLIVADFITGEGTSDSAFIAGTATSYSRASASDMEFSESYL
- the LOC113553069 gene encoding gamma-aminobutyric acid type B receptor subunit 1 isoform X2, translating into MIRFAIIVFVLLTDVPFSLQEEDNVLHIGGIFPIGGKGGWQGGQACEPAVRLALEDVNKNSILSGYQLKLHWNDSECDPGLGASVMYDLLYNKPQKLMLLAGCSTVCTTVAEAAKMWNLVVLCYGASSPALSDRNRFPTLFRTHPSATVHSPTRITLMKKFEWYRIAILQQTEEVFISTVEDIETRCKQNGIEIITRQSFVSDPADAVKNLRRQDARIIVGLFYVVAARKVLCEMYKQQLYGKAYVWFFIGWYKDNWFEVNLKEEGIQCTKQEMRIAAEGHITTEALMWNQNINQKTISGMTSEDFRKRLENVLRSGGYAIDRHRYPEGYQEAPLAYDAVWAVALAFNKTMSILEKQGKSITSFNYNNKEIADHIYSAINSTQFLGISGWVAFSSQGDRIALTQIEQVIEGKYVKLGYYDTQADNLTWFDKEKWIGGKVPQDRTVIRRVLRTLSIPLLICMWVITTIGILGAVSLIIFNVLNHHRRVIAQSYPACNTIMLSGCVLSLSSIYLFGLDGQIISPAVFPNICQIKTWVLSIGFTLGYGAMYSKVWRVHRLHTSQKKNAIRKALQPWKMYSIVIFLLAVDVAILFLWQCMDPLKRDIQVFPMENPLNSNDDVKIRPELEHCKSENHNFWLSLTLSYKGLLLLFGLFVSYETRSVKLRQINDSRYVGMSIYNVVVTCLITTPVIMVTASQQDASFAFVALSVIFCCFLSMALIFVPKVIEVIRDPHDKPESKYNPDAGMSKEDEDKYKRLIEENKQLAAKIKEKEERLKQLKSDLFSLRGDTDKTAELKWNDESQLTEHSFLSQSVNKDTLIVADFITGEGTSDSAFIAAIKN
- the LOC113553069 gene encoding gamma-aminobutyric acid type B receptor subunit 1 isoform X3, which encodes MIRFAIIVFVLLTDVPFSLQEEDNVLHIGGIFPIGGKGGWQGGQACEPAVRLALEDVNKNSILSGYQLKLHWNDSECDPGLGASVMYDLLYNKPQKLMLLAGCSTVCTTVAEAAKMWNLVVLCYGASSPALSDRNRFPTLFRTHPSATVHSPTRITLMKKFEWYRIAILQQTEEVFISTVEDIETRCKQNGIEIITRQSFVSDPADAVKNLRRQDARIIVGLFYVVAARKVLCEMYKQQLYGKAYVWFFIGWYKDNWFEVNLKEEGIQCTKQEMRIAAEGHITTEALMWNQNINQKTISGMTSEDFRKRLENVLRSGGYAIDRHRYPEGYQEAPLAYDAVWAVALAFNKTMSILEKQGKSITSFNYNNKEIADHIYSAINSTQFLGISGWVAFSSQGDRIALTQIEQVIEGKYVKLGYYDTQADNLTWFDKEKWIGGKVPQDRTVIRRVLRTLSIPLLICMWVITTIGILGAVSLIIFNVLNHHRRVIAQSYPACNTIMLSGCVLSLSSIYLFGLDGQIISPAVFPNICQIKTWVLSIGFTLGYGAMYSKVWRVHRLHTSQKKNAIRKALQPWKMYSIVIFLLAVDVAILFLWQCMDPLKRDIQVFPMENPLNSNDDVKIRPELEHCKSENHNFWLSLTLSYKGLLLLFGLFVSYETRSVKLRQINDSRYVGMSIYNVVVTCLITTPVIMVTASQQDASFAFVALSVIFCCFLSMALIFVPKVIEVIRDPHDKPESKYNPDAGMSKEDEDKYKRLIEENKQLAAKIKEKEERLKQLKSDLFSLRGDTDKTAELKWNDESQLTEHSFLSQSVNKDTLIVADFITGEGTSDSAFIAD
- the LOC113553069 gene encoding gamma-aminobutyric acid type B receptor subunit 1 isoform X5 → MIRFAIIVFVLLTDVPFSLQEEDNVLHIGGIFPIGGKGGWQGGQACEPAVRLALEDVNKNSILSGYQLKLHWNDSECDPGLGASVMYDLLYNKPQKLMLLAGCSTVCTTVAEAAKMWNLVVLCYGASSPALSDRNRFPTLFRTHPSATVHSPTRITLMKKFEWYRIAILQQTEEVFISTVEDIETRCKQNGIEIITRQSFVSDPADAVKNLRRQDARIIVGLFYVVAARKVLCEMYKQQLYGKAYVWFFIGWYKDNWFEVNLKEEGIQCTKQEMRIAAEGHITTEALMWNQNINQKTISGMTSEDFRKRLENVLRSGGYAIDRHRYPEGYQEAPLAYDAVWAVALAFNKTMSILEKQGKSITSFNYNNKEIADHIYSAINSTQFLGISGWVAFSSQGDRIALTQIEQVIEGKYVKLGYYDTQADNLTWFDKEKWIGGKVPQDRTVIRRVLRTLSIPLLICMWVITTIGILGAVSLIIFNVLNHHRRVIAQSYPACNTIMLSGCVLSLSSIYLFGLDGQIISPAVFPNICQIKTWVLSIGFTLGYGAMYSKVWRVHRLHTSQKKNAIRKALQPWKMYSIVIFLLAVDVAILFLWQCMDPLKRDIQVFPMENPLNSNDDVKIRPELEHCKSENHNFWLSLTLSYKGLLLLFGLFVSYETRSVKLRQINDSRYVGMSIYNVVVTCLITTPVIMVTASQQDASFAFVALSVIFCCFLSMALIFVPKVIEVIRDPHDKPESKYNPDAGMSKEDEDKYKRLIEENKQLAAKIKEKEERLKQLKSDLFSLRGDTDKTAELKWNDESQLTEHSFLSQSIKNLA